A window of Chanodichthys erythropterus isolate Z2021 chromosome 16, ASM2448905v1, whole genome shotgun sequence genomic DNA:
TGAAATGATTAAACCAGAGCAAGTGGGATGTACAGAAGACATCTcaacgcacgcacgcacgcactcacgcactcacacacacatatacagtgtTTAACAAATTTAGACCACCACCCAATGTTTGCGCCACAACTGCCCTAAACTAACAGTGTTGGTGATGTGATAGAAATATTTgatgtcaacatgaaatgtacAGAAAATGCAGACTAATGATGCTCAAGTCAAAGACCAGTCATACGATTAGCTTAGATCATTACAAACCAATCACAAATAAGTAGACATTGATTTTACTCAACTGTAAGACTTCAATGTGCATATATCTTTCTATTCATTGAGACTCGCtcggttgttttaaccagtgATCTCCCGGCCGTAAATAAAACTTCATTTCTACAAAGAGCAACTTTCAAAAAGTCGTGTCAGGTATATGCTGCGCAGCTAACAGAAGAtcctataataataataataataataataataataagtttaatttaTAAAGCGCTTTTCCAGagctcaaagcgctttacaaacaaaacacagacgCAAGAAAAGCACAGTAAACAATACAAATAAACAATAGCCTACAGTGtacataaacatcacagatAATCAtgttattgaaataaaatgcataatCCGGAGTGAGACAATAGTTATCTGACTAGATGGTCTGTGCAACAGAAACAGTAACTTTAGAGTAAAAATGTAGAAAACAGTCCCTCGTGCAAAACTGCACCTCGAAGTTTGGACGCAACAAAGTCCAAAAAGTGCAAATTCCAGGACCTCAAGCGGCAAACAGGAACACTCGATGATGACTAGATGTTCACCACAGAGCCCAATCGAGTGCACAGCAGACCACAAACGACAAGCGGGAAAAACTCGACATAGCGACGCGGACATTCCGTCTGCATTCCGTCCGCAGCATCCACACCGCAAACAACGCCAGGCAGGCCGGCCGGCGGATTCAGGTAGGCCAGATAAAACACGGTAACAAGCGGCATAATGgggcacaccacctctgcaCATCAGCGGGAATCATAAAATGAATTGAATTGTCCAGTTAAAGTCCAGGTGTAGTGTGTAAGacataaaaacacaatttaacAGGACAAAACAGACAAACAGCCCAACGTGAAGCGGCAGCCAAATGCGCAGAGCATACTAACACCGGAAACACGTAGACATGTGCTCAAAAGACAACAAAAGTAACAGCTAAAGTATGATTGAGGTAGTGAGGAATAGAAGCACTAAAGATTCTAGACAACAAATGTAACAGCAAAAGTGTGATTGAGGTAGTATTAGCTAGTTTCTCGACGGGACGCCGTCACCATACTTCAGGGAAGTATATTGTATTGTAAGTATTCAGGAATTTAGGGAATTACCTCGAGATactgtattattatattaacaaCTAGGAGTTGTTTAAATTGTCAGTGGTGAAGTCAGATTTGTATTGAGAATTTCCATGACAGTTATTACCAAAATCATGTTTCTGTAATGGTTAACCCACACCAGTATATGTAAGCTCTTTAGTCACAGTAGTGTTTCTAATGCTAAAATATACTTATTAATGTGATTTAATGGATTCAAAGACAGATCACACAAAAGATACATCAAAAAGAAGTCTTTGGGAATAACTAGAAACTATTTAGAAGTCAATAACAACAgacactttttttattatttatttacttagtCTTCCATATAAACTGTGTGTTCTAGATTAATCACAGCAGTTATATGGGACACTGTGGTGCCACAGCAATGTTCTTTCTGTGATAATGGTATCTATACCTCACCATTCACAGCAAGTGATCAGTAAAGACAAGAAACCTATATTTAgatattctgtaaaaaaaaaaaaaaataaaaaaaaaatggtgaggTGAAAATGCAGTTCAGATCTTAATTCATCCATCTAAAtgagtttttttaatttataaacacattATTTGGACCTTCTGGAAATTGTTTTGCAACCATTATCCCCCTCCCTTTTAGATGATTAGGAAAAAAGTTTGTGGTTAGGCAGTCCACCATATGTGCACTGACAGTCAAGTTCACTGTGAGCATAATAAATTATAGAGCAAGGGACAGGGTTGTGGGTATAGAGACAGTGTTGATGGCGATGTCAAAAAACATCAGTGAAAATGACAAGTCCAAGCTTCTGACCTGCAACAGTAACACTTGAGCTTCTAATCGGAAGGTACAGCTCTCCCCTCTGTCCAACTCAGACACGGGACAATTCAATTATTTATTGAATGCAATATGGTGCTCTATAGTCTTTTCtggaaaaaaagttaaaactcaaaaagtaataaatgtattagtttttttcaattgctaacatacATTTGTGCATTCTGTagccacattttcaaaactctgaACACATTTAGCAGAACATCCGTCTGCTGTGACCATACCATTAACACAATTAATGtcgttttcacacaaaatgcagtCAATTAACACGTTTCTAAAATGCTTACAATTTTGTTTTCATGTAAGCTTACCCCACaccaaaatcatggatctttctcttcttatttgcaaatgcttaaacacagcaagtcagaaATGAAGACCAAATGTTCCAATCTTTAAATATTGGATAAAACCTTTACTTTTGCAACAAAAGCAGTACTGGAAAAgtactggaaaaaaataaataaataaaacaaatactgaaacaattgATAAGCATTTTTCTTTAGCAGATCActtaaatattgagaaatagcaGATTCCAATCTCAGTTGGAGGCATAGTCAGGTGTTGAAGTTATTTTCATTACAAGGGCACACAGTAAAATAGGACTCTTTGAATCGGATTTGTTCAGTGTGTATGAAGAACAACACAGAGAAGCAGAGAGAAAATAACGTCTGCAGGGAGAGGAATAGATGGAGGAGAGGAGAAGCTGGATCAGGACAAGGGAGAAGAAGAGGTATGGGGTATTTCTGCCatgaacagaaaataaaaaaggtaattgtgactttttatctcactattctgactttttctctcaattcctagtttatatctcacaattctgaggaaaaaaagtcacaattaccttttatgcttttttattctgtggttgaaaaaaagcttccataataaCCAAAGGCCATGTTGGATTTGTTGTTATTCAATGGCAGcatgtttcatgttttcatttcagtaaaagctttattctgttactttcttcttcttctctttttctactgtacattctataaaatgactttcttctgctgccaagaatgcacacattcagcactcaaacaaaaatgtagaatggcttacatgcattatacttttactgcagtaaaagcaAAGTGAATTTTATAAACTATGGATTTCATATTTTATGCAGGTAGACCTGAGACATGAcaagtaatttttaaattttaaagtaattttcataatgccatcaactgttagtattttgacagtcattgtGCTTTGATTGACTATATGTTCATGTTGAATAGAAAACTAGTGCTAGTGTTTGACACAACGACtttgtttgctgtgttttgatgGAGTTAGTATATGTTgaaaaaaggtttttagcattttgaaatgtagattttgtgtttatttaacaaaatatggttttggccagaaaattaactatttggctaattgtgtgaggtgtgttgctgtgttaagagtttagaaaaagtaatttaagtattggtaaacgcttgttagcaattgaaaaaaattgtaatagcaatatcacatgagtagCTGtgtgatatggctgtatatcagaaCAGCTGTGATTCGGCTGTAAGCAAGCAAGTTAACAAGCAAGTTCACCATATTTTTTAGATACTACAGTTATTGGGTCACTGAATGTAGtcttaataatatttttatttttttttttaggtaagAATGTGGTTATTTAGAACCcgaatatgtgactcatatgtAAACATAGCGTCTATTTAAAAATTTGTTtagacgttttcggagatgtgaGGTCCAGGCCATCAGCGGCGGTTCTACACTCCTCAGAGAACTTCATCTTGGCCAGTCCTTCGGGAATTTGCCACTGGCACTTATGTagatagtgtttaaacatgaagTATGATTCATTTTGGGTAAATCAAACGGGCAATCGTTGGTTTTATTAATCTATATCCTTCCAGAGCAAGGCTTAATAGATATATtcagtttcataactttatatttacattgaacttaaatccTGTACTAACTAGAGTGCTGCTTTTGTGCACTTTTCTGTTATAATAGCCATTGTTGttcaattaaatattattgttcaataaataaaatttttatttaaataacatgcCATATTTGGTAtcgaaagttacattaatatgccattagatggcggcaaagactgtctttatgagtgagtcagtcgcaaagacttttatattgaaagggACTGAAACAAGGTTGTAAACAAGGACGTTGTTTTTACTTTAAGCAACAACCTACAAGATGCAACTGACATGcattgactagtgctgtcatgggaaatccccttaaagggttaattcacccaaaaatgaaaattctgtcattactcaccctcatgttgttccaaacctgtaagaactttgttcatcttcagaacacaaattaagatattttaatcacatcCAAGAGCactctgactcctccatagacagcaatttaccGTAAGTACCACTGTCAAGGCCGAGAAAGGTACATGGTacaagacattgttaaaatagtccacatgactacagtggttcaaccttaattttatgaagcgacgaggatactttttgtaaaacaaaacaaaaataacaactttattcaacaatttattcTCTCCCATATCAGTCTCCTACACTGTTGACATAGTAAatgcagtgcagcgcttccgtgtttacgtcagaacactggctcattattggccggctcctgcgtcagcatcacacgcatacGTCGTGCTGGTCACATGCACagtgtcggccaatactgagctggtattcggacgtaaacacggaaacGCTGCTTTGCATTCACTGTGTCAAaagcgtaggagactgacatgggATAAAgcctaaatataaagttatgaaacatAATTTTCCCCTTAACCCAAACTGATTTGCATCTGGAACAAGTAAAGGCTGGAACACACCAACCCCACAAGCAGCAACGCAAGCCGACGGTGTTTTCGCCTTATGTTGGAAAACTGTCAACTAGCACATGCATTCTGCGCCTGCGTATAAAGGAGATAACTGTCTATTTAAGCAGATATATTTGTCTATATTCATCATTCAAAAAGGGAAAGCGAAACTACTGCATGTAAACAAACCATAAACAAAGCAGCGCTTGCTTACCGTTTTGAATATCAATCATGCTGATCACATTCTTTATTCCACTCCACTCGtgttattatgaaaatattcaTGCATTCGAGTGCTCAGGTAAGATGATGTAAAATAAGAACAACCTTCTGTCTGTTCTTTCATGACTTATTTGCTTGCTTTcataatttttgcttattttctTGAACTGACTGGTTTGCTATACTGAACATCCAATCAGATTTCTCTCTCTCGCCGACGGCCCAACGCCatttcaacatgtcgaatcagcCGATAAGGACCAACTTCAGCAgacggtgtggaacacactgaaGAAACTTGGTCGGCTGACgaaaaactgacaaaaactgCCAGACTGCCAACCGTCAGCTTGGTTTGTTCTGGgcttaatagattaataagaccaaagattgcccgtttgaTATACcccaaatgaattatatctcatgtttaaccacaaTTTATGTAAGAGCCAGCAGAAAATCCTGAAGGAGTGGCGAAGATGAGGCTGTTCTCTGCGAGTACATGAATGCTGAGTGGTtgacggcctggagctcacatACAGTATGCGAAAGTGATATGAATCACATATTTGAggtctaaatatataaaaatacattccGTGACAAAACaacagtagtatttgtaaaaaatacatgGTGGATTTACTTGAGCGCCATGACAGTCATTGCAAGAGGAGTGATACAAACAGGGAAACAGTTCCAGTGCTAATACTGGGGGAATATCGCAcgtctcagccaatcagatttgagaaccagaaagaaatttaaatttaacgtgcctattttgtcatcatttgttTTAACCATAGTAAGTAAGCCATCCGATTGAAGGGTGGTTCTCACAAAACGTCAAAACATCCCACTGCTGTATGGCCATATGATACGCAAAATACATTTCTCGGCTGGATAAAGCAAATTAATAAGAATGCACAAGTCCATTATATAATGATGCGCAAACATGTGGTCCTGTTCGGTATCCCAATTTGACGTgtctaaaatgaaaaataagctGTTTGCCGTTGCACTGTATACCTATAAAATACAGGTTGCCTATCGCAAAAATCTTGTGAGAACCATTAAAAAACACATCGTATTACAGTCAACACATGTAGTTTTAACCCTAACAAGAGTTCTGGATATTTTTACTACGGCGCCCCATCTAGATACAACATATGCTTTTTGGTTAGCATGAAACAGAGTTCAGTCTTTGATCTTGGAGGGACGTTTTCTGTTTTTTGGAGCTTTCATGCGGCTGCCACCACGTCGGTTTCACCTGAGTGCAGCTGTGGCAGGGCCGTCAGGGCAGCAGGGGCCCAGGGGGCCACCCTCCGCGCCCCGTCACACACACTCAAGAGCTcgacatatacacacacacagacctgaGCTCCAGACATGAGAGCTTAGACAGCAAAGGTGACATTCACCACACCGTCCCACTTTGTCGTCATGGCAACTCTGGTCTGATGACAATCTGGAAAACAATAACTTCATTATACAGATATATGAAGAGTGAGTAACCTTAGTTTGCCTGACTCACTCTTCATTTTATGTATTACTTGCTATTTAAAACAACTTACAACTTTCGGAAACACAAGTAATGCATGTCATTGCAGCTTTTATAATACAATGCATGTACCGACTTTAAAAGTTGAACCAACAACAAAAGAACTTTAGCTagattggtaacactttacaataaggttaaatTTGTTAAcagtttaatgcattatagGTATAATGTGAACTAACCAGTTTTGAAGATTAAATTTTTTAACAAGATATTTGTAATTAGCAAAAATATTATCAATAACAAAGTCACTAGATTTCACCCAGGCGCTGCCATCTCTTGAAAGTAGAGTCTAGCTTGGCAAGGAAAAGAGTGTGAGTTGAAATATTGTCTAAACTGGCTATATACTTTGAGAGTAGAAATTACAACTACACTTGAGGGGAATTGCGATGGTGAGAATGGTGACTTCATTGTTACTGGCACCACAAGTGAtgttgacttacatgatttagcCTCCGCTGCACACCAGTCTGTATCTGTTCAGGAATACTTTAAGCCTAAATTCAACtggttcatcatataaagtgatcgtgtctcttcaaaaaatttggactaaaccactcaatttatATGGATTCGTTTTTTACGATCTcgttatgaactttttgaagcgtcaaaatggtagttgcatagctgttaatggagagacagaaatcgctcatatttcattaaaaatattttcatttgtgttccgaagatgaatgaaagtcttacaggctTAGAATGGGGCCGCATGATATATCGTGATTTCTCGCAAATTTTATCGCATgtgatttggcaaaggctgcgattattttatgcgcagcttgtcagagctgtacagctctgtgatcagtagtaaatgcttctccatctgaaagccagcaAATATGCCCTGCCGCAGAAGTAGCTACACTGCAAACTTAAGATTATTTGaactaaaaacaagacaaaaactctattTCAAACCGAAAAGAAATCTAACAGTTGCTTTATATAAATGGGTAATTTTTGGCCCGTTTTAGGTGTTTAAGTCAAATTCACTTAAAacatttacttaaaacattCAAGTAAGAAAAACTAAACCTTTAATTATTGACATTACATGGTTAAGACTCATCAAAAGTGGCTCTCTGCGCTATTAAAGGCTATTGTTTAAGGGAATACATTTGTGTCACTTTTGATGTGAGGCGGGAAATAGATTATGCATTATCTCAGGCCCTTTGGGTGAACTAGTCCATCTCAGCATTCGTTAAGGCAGGACCCTGCAGACCTGCTGGGTTATGCTCTGCAATGTGTGGCCAGTATCTCTGACAGGTCATTATTGGCCATCATGCTGAGTGACGGACTGCAAGAACCGAGCTTGCATTCATTTCTTTTCCCCTTATTGAGGAAGAGAAGCAGCTTTTTTTCTATCGGGCTTCATCAGAATGATCAGAGGGAAGCAAAATGAAGTAAACTGTATTCAAAGTATCACAAGGATTTGTGCTGATGCGTGAGATGCAACTGCAGTCCATTACTGGACACACAGCTTACAGTATCAGTGGTgtaattttaaagtgtaattataCCTTcactttttatattaaaatttcattttatactttcaatttttatttattttactgatCTTTATGTACCATTTTACTTCTTATAAAGTGTGTAGAGTTGGAGAATTTGGAATTTTACACAGtgaaactaaaatattttctaGTTTTTAATGATGAATAAGACACCTTTTCTAAAGATGTTGCAAATATCGATAAACTATAAATATCATTTTTGCAACTTAAGCCATCAGGATGAAACcatgtaaaaaatgacaatagTTATCTAGTAGTTGCGTGCagcttatttatttaaatagcaTCATTTAAAGTTTTGAGTCTGCGTGAATGACAATAAATGGGTCTTCTTCCTGGTTACTGATTCTGAAGGAAGCACGTCCATCTCCTCCAACCGTCACCTGTTTCCCAGTACATCTGCCACTTTCCTTCTGACCAGAGATCACATCGCAGTAGGTGCCTCCTGGCAGGCCAGTGTTCAGGGTCTCATTCAGCTCCCTGGAGCACAAGTTAAAATTATAGGCTTCTGATAACAGTGACTGTAGCTATATTCACAGTACACACTATAGTTGCAAGTCTTAAAGTatatctcttaatagaaaaacatactaaaattTTCTCTCATATTGTAACTTTctttaaagaaaagatttttaccAGTCATCATTGTTGATGACAATGAATCCTCGATTACCACGACTGAAAGAGATCTGGTTGTTTCCATTGTCCCACCAATTAGAGAATGACTGTCCATTTACAACATTACGGAAGATCACCATGTTTCTGTGGAgaaaagaacagcgtttatttgaaatagaaatcttttgaaacACAAACTATCTCTTTTAGtcaatgtaatgcatccttgctgaataaaagtagcttattcatttcattaaaaaaaaaacaaaaaaaaaacatactgaccCCAAGCTTTTAAACCTTAGTGTATATTAGCAAGCATAAGACATCTTTGCAGTGGAACTGTTAGAACTTACTTGATCTGACGCCATCTGTGCTCACAAACCCAGCCGTCTCCACAGGTAGAGTCAGAGTTGATGGGTACGGGTTTGGTGGACCCATCACCATAGCTTGGAGGTCCTATCCAGTCATTTTGGTCCTGACCAATGACAAagtgaaggggaaaaaaacctTAGTTCTTAAAAAACATGTTAGTATTTGTTTTCTCACTTGACTAAGCTTAAACATCTACCTGTCCGTTCACGATGTTGCGGTCCCAGCGGTAGCTGGACATTACTCTGGTAAATCCATACGGGTGGGCCAACATAAAGCCTACAGCCATTTTGTAAATTCTAGAAAACGAAGGAAGTGAAaggaaatgttatgtttatatTTGCCACATGTATGTtgcattgtaaaataaaatatgataaaGTTGTACCTGGCATCCCAGAATGTCACAATCGATGCACCTCCAGCACCATGTCCTCTCTGGTTATCATGATTGTCAGTAAACACAAGAGCTTTATCAGAAGCCATGAAGCCCCATCCCTCACCCCAGTTCCTGAAACAAAAATCAGTTCATCTGTTTTAGGATTTAGGTTGCAAGAAACAATGAATAGAACAGGGTGACAAAACAGAGCTGATATCCTTGGAAAATGTTTGAATTAACAATATGCAATATCAACTTCTTGTTCTGTTTTATTGTTCAGAACAATAAGTTAACATtgagtaacttacattttagtcAAATTATTatcagttacttttttttttacactatatAAATTTTCCATATAAAATGACTGTAGAACAGTCACCTGTttagttcctgaatgaatcagtattAAATGAATTGGttgagtgagtgaatgattgACTTGCTTACTTAAAAACATTCACTTGTTTTGTCTCTGAATGAATCAACTTGTGTAACAGTTTAACATTCAGAAAGAGTCAGTGAAAAATTCCGGCCACTAATACACAGACTGtttgaccaatcagatttgaggacTGTTGTATAATTAATAGCAATGCAAATCCACAAATTTACTAACTTCAGGTAGGATAGTTTTTGTCCGTTCCATTTGCGGATGACCTCCCCCAGCTTGGCACCATACTTGAACTCAGTCACCCTTCCAATTCCTGTGTATTCACCTGATGAAATAGGCTCTCCACCGAGATCAATAACCTAAGAACAAGTAAATggctataaaatattattttgccACCTGTACACTGATGTTCCTTTTAGAAATGAATGGAAATACCTCTTGGAAGATAAAAGGTCTTGCGCCAGAGGGAAACCACTTAGTGTTCAGATTATTAAGACGTCCATAGACAGCAGAAAGATCACCAGGCCACATGTGCTTGCAGGCGtccactctgaatccagccaCTCCCATGTCAATCAGCTTGTTCATGTAGTCGGCCGTCTTACCACGCACATAGTCCTTCTCCAAGGCCAAGTCCAGAAGACCAACCAGACGACAGTTTCTCACCTGCAATCATCACAACGCTCAGATATGTAACACCAAGACAACAAGAGACCACAATGAACAACAAATCAGAGGTTGAAATAAGCACTCAGACATCATATCATCTCATACTTGATTGATATCCTGGTAGTTCTCAATGTTTCCACTGCCGGTGTAGCATTTGCCATCATTGAAGTCCCAGTATGAGTATGGAACTGTGGGGAAGTCCTTGCTGTTGGCATTGAAATATGATCCACAGCTTGAGTGGGTACCAGATCCACCACCCGCTCCACACATGTGGTTGATGACTGCATCAACGTAGATGTACACCTACAAAATCAAACTGAAGTGAATTTTCCATGAGGATAATATAATAGTAGGCTAGTTGTGCTCTGTTTGTCAATTATGGCTGCATTTACCCCAACATTGTTGCACCTAGTGATCATGTCTCTCAGCTCATTTTCATTTCCTGATCTGGAACACAGATTGTAACCGATGGGCTGATATCTCTGCCACCAAGGGTGCCAGGGGTTTGTGACAACAATGCTCTCACTCGGAGGAGAGATCTGTAATggaaaaatcaatattttgttattactattatactattatacattttataaacaaaaaaattataaactttTTGCAGCATTAACTACAATGATGTGTTTAAAAATACCTGAACACCACCAAAGCCATTTGGTCCGAGATAGCGCTCGCACTCCGCTGCAATATCAGCCCAGCGCCACTCAAACAGGTGGACGATGGCAGTTCTTCCATCTTTGGTGTTTGGGTTGAATTGAGCGAGGCTCAGTTCAAGCAGCGTTGCCAAGATTAGAAGCTTCATCCTTCCCTGGGTTCAGAGAAAAACCTACAACAAAACCTAGGCTCATGTGCAGTTTATatacaaaattacagttttcCTCTGGCCAATCAGGGATGTCAAAGGTTAAGGAAAGCCACTTTGAACAGGTGAAAAACACTGTCTATTTCCCATGCTACAAACTAAAAATACAGACTTCTCTGAAGAACCTTATCAGCATAAACATACTTAGTTATAAAACACTGTTGGAATGAAAAGTAATTTTGGcattgaaaacaaacaaacaaacaaaaaaatctttttccCCTACAAACATGTCACCTCAAGGTTGAGACTGTAAACTGTTAGTTTTTTATTCAGAATGCTCACACTGATTTTTACTGCACAACTGCTTTGAAGAAACTTGTATTGTATATTGTGCTATAATGACTAAAGGAGCAGAACAGGGAACAGGGGGACTAATTGAATTACGTTATTTAATGAGGTAGTTTTGGCAACAATTACAAATATTGATCTGTAACTCTTACTGAcattaaagtccctgtaaagtcaattctgagaattctttctaaacactttataaatgttacaaatgtattgctaaaacacattacaaagtgTGTGAATTGagtaatgcttaattgtgaagttagagcgttaaacagttttccaccaagtctctgctcaggattttttgggcggagctaaaacgGGGGTCTAATGACACACATCGTCCCCCGAGCATAGCCcctcccctaacactatataactgtcgatgacgcaccgAGCGTGGCGCCGCTTCTACAGCGGTTCACTCGCTGTGTCTCGAGCCTATGGTCTCGAGTGTCATTACAGTCATACAGCCCTTTGTACATTTAGCTAGTAATGCCTTCGTCACGCAAATGCATATAACATGGttgttataatatacaatacagcTCGGTCTTCTTATTTCCTCCCGTCTCGCGGCACCGTCATTTGTCGACTCGACAACAGTCCGGCATTAGGCTACGTGCCCACCAATGAGTGTAAGTTACCGAGTTTGCGTATGTTATAATTAGTAGGTAGTCCACAGTAACTCTACTAAAATGTGCAACCCTCAAACCTATGCCTCAAAcaacacgatcacatgagaatgcgtatcaatagtacgagtttgtaatctcgtagaatacatacgccaaaatgagttttggcgtgcttatggtacgcagtttttcgcgtgcatatgatacgcactttatggcgtgtatatgatacgctcttggttaggatgggggtgggggtgggggagTGGGGGGTTCGTACgtataatacgccataaagtgcgtatcatatgcacgcgaaaaactgcgtaccataagcacgccaaaactcattttggcgtatatattctacaagattacaaactcgtactattgatacgcattttcgtgtgatcgggctccCTCAAACgtgattcttttgtttatatgcatcagtatgtttgactcattagacAAGTAAGTTGAGACGGCAGCTCTCGCGAGTGGGTGTGGTTTCAGCGCCGACAGCGGGCACGCCCCTAGCGTTTGAGAGCAAAGAGCGCTGCCTATTTTTTCGAGATTTTGATAAATcatttttctgt
This region includes:
- the amy2a gene encoding pancreatic alpha-amylase, which codes for MKLLILATLLELSLAQFNPNTKDGRTAIVHLFEWRWADIAAECERYLGPNGFGGVQISPPSESIVVTNPWHPWWQRYQPIGYNLCSRSGNENELRDMITRCNNVGVYIYVDAVINHMCGAGGGSGTHSSCGSYFNANSKDFPTVPYSYWDFNDGKCYTGSGNIENYQDINQVRNCRLVGLLDLALEKDYVRGKTADYMNKLIDMGVAGFRVDACKHMWPGDLSAVYGRLNNLNTKWFPSGARPFIFQEVIDLGGEPISSGEYTGIGRVTEFKYGAKLGEVIRKWNGQKLSYLKNWGEGWGFMASDKALVFTDNHDNQRGHGAGGASIVTFWDARIYKMAVGFMLAHPYGFTRVMSSYRWDRNIVNGQDQNDWIGPPSYGDGSTKPVPINSDSTCGDGWVCEHRWRQIKNMVIFRNVVNGQSFSNWWDNGNNQISFSRGNRGFIVINNDDWELNETLNTGLPGGTYCDVISGQKESGRCTGKQVTVGGDGRASFRISNQEEDPFIVIHADSKL